Genomic window (Dasypus novemcinctus isolate mDasNov1 chromosome 10, mDasNov1.1.hap2, whole genome shotgun sequence):
CTTTGATAAatagtatttttcattatattttaattataaatatcttctaatttccattataatttcttctttgacttctgAATAATTTAGAATATGTTGTTAGTTTCCAACTGTGAAGTTTCTCTAATTACCAGTTTGCTACTGATTTCCATCTTAATCATATTGTAGTCAGAGAATGTTGTCTGTATTTCCAGATTTATTTGGTTTTGCTTGGTGAACTGTATAGGGTCATTTTTTCCAAATGATCTGTATTTTTGCTTAAAAATCATATCCAGCTGGAGTTTCGAGAGGAATATTTGGTTTAAATCAGACTTCATAACTGTATCACACCAATAGCCTGtatatttactgaatattttttctAGTTAATCAATCAATGAAATGTGTAGAATTCTCACATGATGTTGAATTGGTCCaactttctttaatttattgatatttgCTTCATGTGTTTGCAGACATGTTTGTTCaagtaaataatttatattaagaTTAATCATTATACCTTATGTCTTTATATCTGTCAGCTTTATGTGTGGTTATTTTATCAGACTCTCCAACCTGAgcatatttagtttttattttctcttgactCAGAGATGTGGTTATTTGCCTTCATTAAGTATTCCTCTAAATTAAAGATATTATAGAAACCCATGTTCAAAATATAACATGAAAGTGCCATTAATATGGAAACTGTCTTTTTTAGGACAGAAAGtcaaagaatttatttaaaagtttttatgtACAGAAATACTTCAAAACTAAACGAGGGgtgggatgtggctcaaacagttgagcacacatctcccatatggaaggttccaggtttaggtcctggtgcctcctaaacaaaaaacagacaacaagcaaaaaacaatgagcagacaacaagcaaaaacaatgagcacaaacaatgagcaaatagacaAGGGAGCTATCTCGAGGGTGGGGGGTACTAAATGAGACAGATATACTCTGTCTTCTCTTTATTTATGGCCTACTTTGTATATCATTTACTATGTACATGGCAGGCCCTGTCATACATGAACTAATTTAATACTCAAACAACCCTATTAGAGAGTTCTATTATACCAATTTTACAGTTGAAGTAACTTAAGCAGAAAGAATCATGAAATTTGCAGGTAGCAAGAGCCACAATCCAGAAACAATGGTGTGACATCTAAATCCATCTAAGTCCATGATCTTACTTACTAGCCTATACAAAGGAgttaaaattcaattaataatATTCAAAAATTTCTACAATACCTTTTATCAAGTGCTTTATAaatgtttgtattttcttttgtctttttaagaactgattgtttttgttgttgattgtTTGTTTAAAAGCTTCATTAGTTAATGATGAATGTGTAATTATCCCCTTTTACAGGTGGGAATATTGATGCCCAGAAGCACTGTAGTTATTTAGGGGCAAAGTAAACCAGAGTTATTTCCTCTAAAGTGACTCAATATTTCTCTTTGTTCAGTAATTGCAGTTGGTAGAATGTggtttatttcaataaaattgaaattacaAGTGACCTAGagattcattttcttctttccttacaGGTTACAGGAACTCCAATACAATGACAGGGGGAAAGAACAGTACAATTACCAAGTTCATCCTCTTAGGATTCTTAGGAGAATTTCCAAAGCTCACCGTTGTCCTCTTTTCAATATTCCTAGGGATCTACCTCATGACAGTGTCCTGGAACATGGCCCTCATCTCCCTTATCAGGACGGATTCCCATctgcacacacccatgtactttttcctcagcAAACTGTCCTTTCTAGACATCTGCTATGTTTCTACTATAGCTCCAAGGATGCTCTCAGATTTCTTCAAGAAGCATAAATTCATCTCTTTTATGGGGTGCACCATGCAGTACTTCTTCGTCTCTAGCCTGGGCCTGAGTGAGTGCTGTCTTCTGGCAGCCATGGCTTATGATAGATATGCTGCCATTTGTAGTCCTCTGCTCTACACAGCCATCATGTCCCCAGCCCTCTGTGTGCAGATGGTGGCAGGGTCATGTTTAATGGGATTCTTTGGTTCATTTATCCAACTGTGTGCCTTACTTCAGCTCCATTTCTGTGGGCCAAATGTCATCAATCATTTCTTCTGTGACCTTCCCCAACTGTTGATGCTATCCTGCTCTGACAcctttttctttaaagtcatgACCTCTGTGCTCACAGTCATCTTTGGACTCACATCTGTCTTGGTTATCGTGATATCATATGGTTATGTCATTGCTACTATTCTGAAGCTCACTTCAGCTGAAGGCAGGTCCAAGGCTTTCAACACCTGTGCTTCTCACCTGACAGCTGTGACCCTCTTCTTTGGCTCAGGTATATTTGTTTATATGTATCCTAACTCTGGCGATTCCTTGAACCAAAACAAATTGGCATCAGTCTTATACACTGTTGTAATCCCCATGTTAAATCCAGTGATCTACAGTCTGAGaaataaggaaatcaaagatgccCTAAACAGATGGAAGGAGAAAATATTCTCTTGGTGTTCTTGATTAGGGAACCTATTTCAATACACAAACAGTGTAGgagaaatgacaaataaaatattgATCCTAAACTGTTTTACATGTGGCCATAATTACAGTTGCTGCCCTCTTCTAATGTATCTCCAAGACTGGCACAAATCCAGGTAAATGTGAAAGAAGTATTTGTGAAGTCAATATCTTCAATATCCACTGTACAATAATTATAACCTAAATAAATCAGTAGGTcaagaaatcaataaattcaCATGTAATTTTGTTGTTAGGTTTAGTGGTGTGACTtcagtttctattttctattCCTACCTAACATGGCAAAATTTCAAGAACCAAATAGACCAGTACTTTTCAGAGGTGTCAGGAGATTAGTGACCCTCCTCAAAGCATTTCATTTTAGATAGAGCAGGTATAACTATTAGTAatgagacatttttaaaaaatagtttcctGACAAGTTAGATTTGTTTTCACACTTAACCTATTCTTTCACCTCTGGGCAATGTAtatggggagccacccgctgtgaaatctatttacagcctccaacaacaagGCGAATTTCACAACTACTAAAGCCCTGCCCcaccacttccttcttctttgtttctttgttctccccttcctgccacaactctggtaaccacagcagcacgcATGGCAAGGCGCAAAACTCTGCAGACCAGGCACGAACTTtgagccaatcccctccttggacatctGCCACCTGCGAGACCAGCCTACCACCTGTGGACACATTCCCTCCCCTCAGTATAAATCCccttgttctacccccaataaacgagactggatcagaatcctgtcttgcctccattcttctcgtacccctgccctcacttcttcccacaggtcccttgaATCCGCCTCCGCCGGCTCGGGCAAATGTAGattaattctttcatttatggctaaatccaaagaaaaagaaGCCATAATGGATGAAAGATTTGTTAGTTTcacatcaaaattaattttttgtaaTAGGAATGTATAACATGTCTACCatattgtgttagtcagccaaagagtgctgatacaaaataccagaaatctgttgacttttataaagagtatttatttagggtagaaacttacagttaccaggccagaaagcaaaagttacttccctcaccaatctATCTCCATGTTTTTGGGCAAGATGGCTGCGAATATCtgtcaagagttcaggcttcctgtgttcctcttcctggggctccatttctctctgggctcatctgctgggctctccctacaaggccagctgtagattatcaggctaaAGTTTCTGTCTCtgtccccagggcttctgccatgtctaaggagccatctctattcctctgtgttcttcttctgtatgttcatttcctggctccagctcaaaagctctcatctctgtcctttgccctgtcttttctctttaagtccccatccaccaaggggcaaggactcaatgccctactgatgtggcccaatcaaaaccctaatcataatttagtcaattaaaagtgatacctctgacagaaaAGTTTACAGAGATAACccaatagctatttttggaatttataaacaatgccaaactgctacacatatttAAGGTTTTGGTTGCTCAAGTGGCTATGCAGGAATTACTAGAGCATTTCTTGTCATTTCTGCTATAGtgtcatttttgttcttttgtccTATTGACAACATGTAAATAgataaagaaatcagaaattggtTCTCTGCTAGTGAGGGGGTCTAGTCCATGATTTTAGCACCTCAAGCAATGTCTTcatgttattttgtttgtttgtttgttcagtaGAACAAGTCTCCATTGGGCAGTTGCTTTTCCAAAAATCAACAAATGAGAAGTGAATGGAGAAATGAGCTACAAGGAGGTGAACACCTGGCAGCCTTTGAAAGTCTCAAGTTGGCTCTTTCCCTTATAACTTCCATAGGAATTTCCATAAGACATAGGGAATTACTGGATTGTTGAGACTTAAAATATCAACCAAGGAAAGGAAGCTGGGACACAAAGCACAGTCCTGTTGTTTATCTTCGGATAGAATTGTGAGCTCCACAATCTTAGGGCAGAAATCAGGAATATTCTCAAGAAATTTTTCCTGGCAAAAGGCATTGTGTACATTTAAGCCTTTGTTTATAGAAGATTAAATGCCAAACCCACAGAAGTGTTCACATAGAGAGAAATTAAAACCGAACATTTGGACAACTCTAGCCACTGCAGCTTGGGAGTCCTGCTTCTAAAATTCCATTTCCCTGGAGTAAAATCCAACTTCATGAAGCTTGGAGGTGGGAGTCAAAGATCCGTAGAACATTAGCTGATTTGCTGTTATTGCATAGAGTTTTGTAAAGGGAAGTAATGGAGGTCTAGACTTCCTCTTAAGATCTTTTTCTGCACtaatatctcttttcttgttatttttttattttaaaagaagctttagattacataaatgttaccaaaaaaaaaaaaatagggaattcccataaaGGCTATTCCCTCCCTCTACCACACTTTCCTCCAATTAactactttcattagtgtggtacatttgttacaattggtgaacatatattgaagctttgctactaaccatggactgctATTTACATTACAacttacactttgcactgcacaattttataggttttgacaaagtttataagggcctgtatccatcattgcagtgtcatgtagGATAATCCAATGTCTCCAAAGTACCCCATGTTATACTCCTAATATCTCTTAGTGATCCCATTCAGACATGTCTcaactttaaagatttatttattttttatttctttctcttcacttcccccacagccccccccccccccccccccgccgttgtctgttctctgtgtccatttgctgcgtgttcttctttgtcctcttctgttattgtcagcagcacgggagcatgggaatctgtgtttcttttggttgcatcatcttgtgtcagctctctatgtgtgcagcaccattcctgggcaggctgcactttcttttgcactgggcggctctccttacagggtgcactccttgcgcgtggggctcccctatgcgggggacacccctgtgtggcagggcacttcttgcgcgcatcagcactgcgtgtgggccaggttcacacaggtcaaggaggctgggggtttgaactgcagatctcccatgtggtagacagttgCCCTATCCACTGTGCCATCAGCTGATATGAGTTCTagggttgaaggaaaaaaataactacCTAAGTGTCATTAATTTTGCTTGCCTGGATGCTTAATGTTTTATGGTCATAGACTGTTTAGATCTCTGAATAGAGTAGTATTTGAAGTCAGTGTTAACAACAAGcagaaatatttcattatatgaaatCTAAAATATCCTAAATTATAAAAAAACGTATTCCTCAGAAAAGAGTCATATGGCTCTTAAATCACAAAGATCTCTCTCCACAAAGAACAAATATCCCTTTTATTCTGACTTTCAAATCATCTGTGGCTATGGATACATGCAAGACATATGTCCCTTGCAGGGATTTCTCATGAATGGCAAAGATTCAAAGATTAATTAGTCATGACAGAGGctcagaaattaaagaaaaactccAGGACACtaccatttatttctcttctttataACTAAGTGTATTTATCATTTTTGTCTTggtgatatttttaaagaaagaagtgtACTTTATATCATGTAGTAGTAAAGAAAAAATTGGTCTGCATCTTTCAATTCTATCCTATAATATTTTATGGATTTCTAAGCTGCTTCAGGAACATCATGACTGGACATAGAAGCATTCTTGCGAATGGAATATTTAATTCTATGTTCTAAGATTATGTATTTTTCCTTGTGATTGCAGAAGAGAATGAGGTTAGGTA
Coding sequences:
- the LOC101430522 gene encoding olfactory receptor 5AN6-like, whose product is MTGGKNSTITKFILLGFLGEFPKLTVVLFSIFLGIYLMTVSWNMALISLIRTDSHLHTPMYFFLSKLSFLDICYVSTIAPRMLSDFFKKHKFISFMGCTMQYFFVSSLGLSECCLLAAMAYDRYAAICSPLLYTAIMSPALCVQMVAGSCLMGFFGSFIQLCALLQLHFCGPNVINHFFCDLPQLLMLSCSDTFFFKVMTSVLTVIFGLTSVLVIVISYGYVIATILKLTSAEGRSKAFNTCASHLTAVTLFFGSGIFVYMYPNSGDSLNQNKLASVLYTVVIPMLNPVIYSLRNKEIKDALNRWKEKIFSWCS